The Cucurbita pepo subsp. pepo cultivar mu-cu-16 chromosome LG08, ASM280686v2, whole genome shotgun sequence genome contains a region encoding:
- the LOC111801191 gene encoding uncharacterized protein LOC111801191, whose product MAESTPDRSSPPLSSENLQTDESPGHHKETHGRRDDIDENTSLDEVRAPNVFERVKEEIEALVETIHPKKESQMDEASATDSIEEKTEFLLDSTAKAAKVIERAKDEIEKIWQIKKSKETHGHRDDIGEDTPIDEVKAPNLFERAAEEYQALIQTIHSKNEITNAASILKEAMPLSEMSSNEKMPINEVKGPNIFERAEDEMEALVHGIHDKKETDSPEKEGFLSKLGNCLEIICSPSKKKDD is encoded by the exons ATGGCAGAATCCACACCAGACCGGTCGTCTCCCCCTCTTTCATCCG AAAATTTGCAGACAGATGAATCGCCTGGTCATCACAAGGAGACTCATGGAAGACGGGATGATATTGACGAGAATACCTCGTTGGATGAAGTCAGAGCGCCAAACGTGTTTGAGAGAGTAAAAGAGGAGATTGAGGCTCTGGTTGAAACGATCCACCCGAAGAAAGAGTCACAAAT GGATGAAGCTTCAGCAACGGATTCCATCGAAGAGAAAACAGAGTTCCTATTAG ATAGCACAGCGAAAGCAGCAAAAGTGATAGAAAGAGCAAAGGACGAGATTGAGAAGATATGGCAAATTAAGAAGTCAAAAGAAACCCATGGCCATCGTGATGATATAGGAGAAGATACTCCAATAGATGAAGTCAAAGCTCCAAATTTATTTGAGCGGGCAGCAGAAGAATATCAGGCCCTTATCCAAACGATTCACTCTAA GAATGAAATTACCAATGCTGCATCAATTCTGAAGGAAGCAATGCCTCTCTCGG AAATGAGTTCAAATGAGAAAATGCCAATCAATGAAGTGAAAGGGCCAAATATTTTTGAGAGAGCAGAAGATGAAATGGAGGCACTTGTTCATGGCATCCATGATAAGAAGGAAACTGATTCGccagaaaaagaaggatttCTGTCAAAACTGGGAAATTGTTTGGAAATAATATGCTCtccttcaaaaaagaaagatgattAA
- the LOC111800325 gene encoding uncharacterized protein LOC111800325, with the protein METASVGLRSSAPVFNGSPRPLSTTFLSFRFIQSKKLRRFPHDLSCTSRPSAKSQKSEGGDRNFRSNLRKAQIVSARFVEGGWNGNYLQSGSFGIALISITATVKHRISPFVATLATNPTFVSGLFAWFFSQSTKVLLNLFVERKWDLKIMFGCGGMPSSHSALCTALTTSVALCHGVADSLFPVCLGFSLIVMYDAIGVRRHTGMQAEVLNLIVEDLFEGHPIRKRKLKELLGHTPLQVLAGALLGIVVAWFCCQGSIIPPSTS; encoded by the exons ATGGAAACTGCTAGTGTCGGGCTTAGATCGAGTGCCCCCGTTTTCAATGGCTCCCCTCGTCCTCTCTCCACTACCTTCTTGTCTTTTCGGTTCATTCAATCCAAAAAGCTTCGCAGATTTCCACATGATTTGTCTTGTACCTCTCGTCCAAGCGCCAAAAGCCAGAAATCTGAAGGCGGTGATCGCAATTTTCGTTCGAATCTCCGGAAAGCTCAGATTGTTTCAGCGAGATTCGTAGAGGGTGGATGGAATGGAAATTACTTACAGAGCGGGAGTTTCGGGATTGCTTTGATAAGCATTACCGCGACGGTGAAGCACCGTATTAGTCCGTTCGTTGCTACATTGGCGACGAATCCGACGTTTGTTTCGGGATTGTTCGCATGGTTTTTTTCTCAATCGACGAAGGTTTTGTTGAACTTGTTCGTGGAAAGGAAATGGGATTTGAAGATAATGTTTGGTTGTGGTGGAATGCCTTCATCTCACTCTGCATTGTGCACCGCTTTGACGACTTCCGTGGCTCTTTGTCATGGCGTAGCTGACTCGCTATTTCCAGTCTGCTTGGGGTTTAGTCTTATTGTCATGTATGATGCAATTGGTGTTCGTCGACATACCGGCATGCAAGCGGAG GTTCTTAATCTGATCGTTGAGGACTTGTTTGAAGGCCATCccataagaaaaagaaagctgAAAGAGCTGCTTGGGCACACGCCATTGCAGGTCCTTGCTGGTGCTCTGCTAGGCATTGTGGTTGCTTGGTTCTGTTGTCAGGGCTCCATCATCCCGCCTTCAACTTCTTGA
- the LOC111800324 gene encoding uncharacterized protein LOC111800324 — MELLYPIFSSPSSITTPSASLFPAKFPILNCHNKTQFRIQPPASKFYRYSTFNLPRCRTNLIVFANFHRPTRRGNSLRKKLTQEQQVRRIPIPDNSNPDFQLRERISDHSETASRVGGDVSDNTVETKPKGLGESVLWNRLENWVDQYKQDIEFWGIGSSPIFTIFQDSDGNVKWVSINEDEILARSQVERVDLDDTSGVNHKISAARRIAREMESGKNVLPRNSSVAKFVIEGDDQSTVLKAAQGFSFRPEVFTKFSRAGGLVLCSFLLLFSLKKLFTFKKEEVEYSEFEKEMMRRKIKSRKGKEVLENGRVEVIHERAEPPKVSFEKPKLDKQELMRTIAKEKSKASATNLVLVESTEVRNESVVDLSNKIQEIREMARDARELEAREDPFSVSDESNILNGKLPKEDDIVEHTDEGSCFPADVLAQDEHVLESVESELPHSVASEETKDLQVSSTSSVEVPLNGYSTSWDVKDCKTSLGVMDTTQSETYCDTEKLKTDSEQKKLKILRTVKEAREYLSEKQRKQMADEKIQGVTAQECPAAPGLSNDNTLENVVNKEADSKNILFKSSFSFEALDSSSLISDNVDSAHSDKSSISLEDDRSKSSVEGGPSVGGSQELHKSLDRESNDRDAETMPYGETKNWMEDNFDELEPFVKKIGVGFRDNYMVAREKGEQQSDAISTFAQLEYENDNEEELEWMKDDNLRDIVFKVRENELSNRDPFYSMDPEEKRTFFKGLEKKVERENEKLLKLHKWLHSSIENLDYGADGISIYDPPEKIIPRWKGPPLEKNPEFINDFLEQRKEIFAVKAGLPLSTNKDEQKSSNPDGSIENINDPNMPIHNEERKDSTTIIESSDGSIRRGKKSGKEFWQHTKKWSQGFLESYNAETDPEVKSVMKDVGKDLDRWITEKEVQEAAELMDKLPERNKNFMEKKLNKLKREMEMFGPQAVVSKYREYAEEKEEDYLWWLDLRHVLCIELYTVQDGEQRVGFYSLEMAEDLELEPKPCHVIAFEDAGDCKNFCYIIQSHLEMLGTGHAFLVARPPKDAFREAKANGFGVTVIRKGELKLNVDQTLEEVEEQITEIGSKMYHDMIMKERSVDISSLMNGVLGLSNTPKRRGKSKRKLKKLKKK, encoded by the exons ATGGAGCTTCTTTATCCCATCTTCTCTTCTCCCTCTTCAATAACCACTCCTTCCGCTTCACTCTTCCCTGCCAAATTTCCAATTCTAAATTGCCATAACAAAACCCAATTCAGGATTCAACCACCCGCCTCCAAATTTTACAGATACTCAACTTTTAATCTTCCAAGATGTAGAACAAACTTGATAGTTTTCGCTAATTTCCATCGTCCCACCAGACGCGGCAACTCGCTTCGGAAGAAACTCACCCAGGAGCAACAGGTACGTCGAATTCCCATTCCCGACAATTCAAATCCTGATTTTCAATTGCGTGAACGAATTTCTGATCATAGTGAGACTGCCAGTCGTGTTGGTGGTGATGTTAGTGATAATACTGTTGAAACAAAACCGAAAGGTTTAGGTGAATCTGTTTTGTGGAATAGATTAGAGAATTGGGTTGATCAATATAAGCAAGATATTGAGTTTTGGGGGATTGGTTCTAGTCCTATATTTACGATATTTCAAGACTCTGATGGGAATGTCAAATGGGTTTCTATTAATGAGGATGAAATCTTAGCGAGAAGTCAAGTTGAGAGAGTTGATTTGGATGACACAAGTGGAGTGAACCATAAAATCTCGGCTGCGAGAAGGATTGCAAGAGAAATGGAGAGTGGGAAGAATGTGCTTCCAAGGAATAGTTCAGTCGCCAAGTTTGTAATTGAAGGAGATGATCAATCTACTGTTCTGAAAGCTGCTCAGGGTTTCAGTTTTAGGCCTGAGGTTTTTACCAAGTTTTCACGAGCTGGGGGTTTAGTTCTATGTAGTTTTCTcttacttttttctttgaagaaatTGTTCACTTTCAAAAAGGAGGAGGTTGAGTATAGCGAATTCGAGAAGGAAATGATGAGGAGAAAGATCAAATCTAGAAAAGGGAAAGAGGTGTTGGAGAATGGTAGAGTTGAAGTTATTCATGAACGTGCAGAACCACCTAAGGTGTCATTTGAAAAGCCCAAATTAGATAAGCAAGAACTTATGCGTACTatagcaaaagaaaaatcgaaAGCGTCAGCTACCAATCTAGTTTTAGTTGAGTCTACGGAAGTTCGGAATGAAAGTGTTGTAGATTTGAGTAACAAAATTCAGGAAATAAGAGAGATGGCACGCGATGCACGGGAACTTGAGGCACGAGAAGACCCCTTTTCTGTTTCTGATGAAAGCAATATCTTGAATGGAAAATTGCCAAAGGAAGATGACATCGTTGAACATACAGATGAAGGTTCCTGTTTTCCGGCTGATGTTTTAGCACAGGATGAGCATGTGCTTGAAAGTGTTGAGAGTGAGCTCCCACACAGTGTAGCTTCTGAAGAGACAAAGGATTTGCAAGTATCTAGCACGTCAAGCGTGGAAGTGCCACTTAATGGCTATAGCACCTCATGGGATGTTAAAGATTGTAAGACTTCTTTAGGAGTTATGGATACAACGCAATCTGAAACTTACTGTGATACCGAGAAACTAAAAACAGATTCCGaacaaaagaaactaaaaatcttgagaacaGTGAAGGAAGCTAGGGAGTATCTCTCTGAAAAACAACGAAAACAAATGGCTGATGAGAAAATTCAAGGCGTAACTGCACAAGAATGTCCTGCTGCTCCAGGGCTTTCAAATGATAACACATTGGAAAATGTGGTGAACAAGGAAGCAGATTCAAAAAATATACTGTtcaaatcttccttttcatttgaGGCATTAGATTCGTCATCTTTGATTAGTGACAATGTTGATTCAGCACACAGTGATAAAAGTTCCATCTCGCTCGAGGATGACCGCTCTAAAAGTTCTGTGGAAGGAGGACCCTCAGTAGGCGGCAGTCAAGAGCTCCACAAGTCCTTGGATCGTGAAAGCAATGATCGTGATGCAGAAACCATGCCGTATGGAGAAACAAAGAACTGGATGGaagataattttgatgaaCTTGAGCCTTTTGTTAAGAAGATTGGAGTTGGCTTTAGAGATAACTATATGGTTGCTAGAGAGAAAGGTGAACAGCAATCTGATGCCATTTCTACATTTGCACAACTTGAGTATGAAAATGACAATGAAGAGGAGCTTGAGTGGATGAAAGACGACAACCTTAGAGATATTGTTTTTAAGGTTAGAGAAAATGAACTATCGAACCGAGATCCATTCTATTCAATGGATCCAGAGGAAAAGCGTACGTTCTTTAAGGGTCTTGAGAAGAAAGtcgagagagagaatgaaaagCTGTTGAAGTTGCATAAGTGGCTCCACTCCAGCATTGAAAATCTTGACTATGGAGCAG ATGGCATCAGTATATACGATCCACCCGAAAAAATCATTCCCCGTTGGAAGGGTCCTCCTTTAGAAAAGAACCCTGAGTTCATCAATGACTTCCTGGAGCAAAGAAAGGAAATTTTCGCTGTGAAAGCTGGTCTGCCTCTTTCTACGAATAAAGACGAGCAGAAGTCTTCTAATCCCGATGGTAGCATTGAGAATATCAATGATCCCAATATGCCAATTCATAACGAAGAACGGAAAGATTCTACGACAATTATAGAAAGTAGTGATGGATCCATCAGACGTGGTAAAAAATCAGGGAAGGAATTTTGGCAACACACAAAGAAATGGTCCCAGGGATTTTTGGAATCTTATAATGCAGAGACAGATCCAGAAGTTAAATCTGTTATGAAGGATGTTGGAAAAGATTTAGATCGGTGGATTACCGAGAAAGAAGTGCAAGAAGCTGCCGAGTTAATGGACAAGTTGCCTGAGAGGAACAAAAACTTCatggaaaagaaattgaacaagctcaaaagagaaatggaaatgTTCGGACCACAGGCTGTCGTTAGCAAGTACCGTGAGTATgcagaagaaaaggaagaagattaTTTGTGGTGGTTAGATCTTCGCCATGTACTT TGCATCGAACTGTATACGGTGCAAGATGGAGAGCAGAGAGTAGGATTCTATTCCTTGGAGATGGCTGAAGATCTTGAACTTGAGCCAAAGCCTTGCCATGTTATTGCTTTTGAGGATGCTGGTGATTGCAAAAACTTCTGCTATATCATTCAATCTCATCTGGAAATGTTGGGGACTGGCCATGCCTTTCTTGTTGCACGTCCACCTAAG GATGCGTTTCGGGAAGCCAAAGCAAATGGTTTCGGTGTCACAGTCATTAGAAAAGGTGAGCTTAAGCTCAATGTGGATCAAACGCTGGAAGAAGTGGAGGAACAAATCACTGAAATCGGTAGCAAAATGTACCATGATATGATCATGAAGGAGCGTTCCGTAGATATTAGTTCTTTAATGAATGGTGTACTTGGTTTGAGCAACACACCAAAAAGGAG AGGAAAATCAAAACGAAAGTTAAAGAAactgaagaaaaaatga
- the LOC111799596 gene encoding aspartyl protease family protein 2-like codes for MEAKTSAFPFIGFLLTLLSLSTAFSDFQTLVPKPLPPSPSLFSPESATDSESFISSEAGLELQLHHLDALSLNRTPEELFHLRLQRDALRVTKLSSLRGGSQNLTQASGTSHGTTGFSSSVISGLAQGSGEYFTRIGVGTPPKYIYMVLDTGSDIVWLQCAPCKNCYSQTDPVFNPVKSRSYSKVLCRTPLCLRLESPGCNQRQTCLYQVSYGDGSYTTGEFVTETLTFRRTKVERVALGCGHDNEGLFVGAAGLLGLGRGGLSFPSQAGRSFNQKFSYCLVDRSASSKPSSVVFGDSAVSRTARFTPLLTNPRLDTFYYVELLGISVGGTPVSGISASHFKLDSNGNGGVIIDCGTSVTRLNRPAYIALRDAFRAGASSLKLAPEFSLFDTCYDLSGKTTVKVPTVVLHFRGADVSLPASNYLIPVDDNGRFCFAFAGTTSGLSIIGNIQQQGFRVVYDLAGSRVGFSPRGCA; via the coding sequence ATGGAGGCAAAAACCAGTGCATTCCCCTTTATCGGCTTTCTTCTcactcttctctctctctccaccgCCTTCTCCGACTTCCAAACCCTTGTACCCAAACCTCTTCCGCCTTCACCTTCACTCTTCTCGCCTGAATCCGCCACCGATTCCGAGTCTTTCATCTCCTCGGAGGCCGGCTTAGAGTTGCAGCTTCACCATTTGGACGCTCTGTCTCTGAACAGAACGCCGGAGGAGCTCTTCCATCTCCGCCTTCAGAGAGACGCTCTCAGAGTCACGAAACTGAGTTCACTCAGGGGTGGCTCTCAGAATCTTACCCAAGCTAGTGGGACCAGCCACGGGACCACCGGGTTCAGTAGCTCAGTGATCTCGGGACTCGCTCAGGGTAGCGGCGAGTACTTCACGCGCATCGGCGTTGGCACGCCGCCCAAGTATATCTATATGGTTCTCGACACTGGTAGCGATATTGTTTGGCTACAGTGCGCTCCCTGTAAGAATTGCTACTCTCAGACCGACCCGGTTTTCAACCCGGTTAAGTCCAGATCCTACTCCAAGGTTCTTTGCCGGACGCCGCTTTGTCTCCGGCTCGAATCTCCGGGGTGCAACCAGAGGCAGACGTGTCTCTACCAGGTTTCTTACGGGGACGGTTCTTATACCACTGGTGAATTCGTCACCGAAACCCTAACCTTCCGGCGGACTAAAGTGGAGCGCGTAGCCCTAGGTTGCGGCCACGATAATGAGGGCTTATTTGTTGGCGCGGCGGGGCTTTTAGGTCTCGGTCGGGGAGGATTGTCATTTCCGTCGCAAGCTGGCCGGAGTTTCAATCAGAAATTCTCCTACTGCCTGGTGGACCGATCCGCCTCTTCCAAACCGTCCTCCGTCGTTTTCGGCGATTCCGCCGTATCTAGAACCGCCCGGTTCACTCCTCTTCTCACAAACCCTAGGCTGGATACATTTTACTATGTCGAACTGTTAGGGATCAGCGTCGGAGGCACGCCTGTTTCCGGCATCTCCGCTTCACATTTCAAGCTCGATTCGAACGGAAATGGTGGAGTCATCATCGATTGCGGTACCTCCGTCACTCGATTAAACCGACCGGCGTACATCGCCTTGCGCGACGCCTTCCGTGCTGGAGCCTCGAGTTTGAAATTGGCCCCCGAGTTTTCTCTGTTCGATACTTGCTACGACTTATCCGGGAAAACGACGGTGAAGGTTCCGACGGTGGTGCTACATTTCAGAGGCGCTGACGTGTCGTTACCGGCGTCCAATTATCTAATCCCGGTGGACGACAACGGGAGGTTCTGCTTCGCCTTCGCTGGAACGACCAGTGGGCTATCCATCATCGGCAACATTCAGCAGCAAGGATTCCGGGTCGTGTACGATTTGGCGGGTTCTCGGGTCGGATTCTCCCCTCGTGGTTGTGCCTGA
- the LOC111799782 gene encoding uncharacterized protein LOC111799782 produces MDNETRRRIEETVIDLLKISNMEEMTEYKIRAEAEKQLGMDLSDIQCKCLVRNVVEDFLHSFTERDDKGKEGEPGPSDRYENKATEQEIVRKKEINADVDRVICQLSNNRNVTVHEFKGNALVSIRQYYEKDGKQLPGIKGISLTTEQWSAFRSNIPAIEEAILQMKRKIQRSEHDANTSGAGSVPATGSAPKFPSETIRFDGKNYRVWARQMEFLLRRLKIAYVLSDHRPTAMLGPESSSGNTSRSKASEQEWMSDDHMCRHIILNSLSDSLFHKYTKRTMSARELWKELNSLYLCDYGTRRSQVKKYLEFRMVEEKSILEQVEELNNIAESIISAGMRIDEDFHVSAIISKLPPSWTNVFVKLMREEHLPSVVLIDRLRNEEKLRTQQNSHRSGGERPFVNHRRKMGDQMSQSLPSRKREWKMDVKTLLCLNCGKEGHISRDCPSST; encoded by the exons ATGGACAATGAAACCCGACGGAGAATCGAGGAAACGGTGATTGACTTATTGAAGATATCGAACATGGAAGAGATGACGGAGTACAAAATTCGAGCCGAGGCCGAAAAACAGCTCGGAATGGATCTCTCCGATATTCAATGCAAGTGCCTGGTGAGGAACGTGGTCGAGGACTTTTTACATTCATTTACGGAACGTGATGATAAGGGCAAAGAGGGAGAACCAGGGCCTAGTGATCGTTACGAGAATAAAGCGACGGAGCAGGAGATAGTCCGGAAGAAGGAGATTAACGCTGATGTTGACCGTGTGATTTGCCAG CTATCTAATAACAGGAATGTGACAGTTCATGAATTTAAAGGGAACGCTCTGGTATCAATTAGGCAGTATTatgaaaaagatggaaaacAGCTTCCTGGTATTAAAG GAATCAGCTTGACAACTGAACAATGGTCTGCCTTTAGGAGTAATATTCCTGCTATAGAGGAAGCTATTTTGcagatgaaaaggaaaatacaaaG ATCTGAACACGATGCTAATACAAGTGGTGCTGGCTCCGTACCTGCTACTGGGTCTGCTCCAAAATTTCCATCTGAAACTATTCGGTTTGATGGAAAAAACTACCGGGTATGGGCACGCCAGATGGAGTTTTTGCTCCGGCGCTTAAAGATTGCTTATGTACTTTCTGATCATCGTCCTACTGCCATGCTTGGACCGGAATCTAGCTCTGGAAATACTTCTCGATCCAAGGCGTCTGAACAGGAATGGATGAGTGATGACCACATGTGTCGCCACATCATTCTGAACTCCCTCTCCGATAGTCTTTTTCATAAATACACGAAGAGAACAATGAGTGCTAGAGAACTCTGGAAGGAGCTAAACTCACTTTATCTTTGTGATTATGGAACCAGAAGATCTcaagttaaaaaatatctgGAATTCAGGATGGTCGAGGAGAAGTCAATATTAGAACAAGTTGAAGAACTTAATAACATTGCTGAATCCATTATTTCAGCTGGAATGCGGATTGATGAGGATTTTCATGTTAGTGCCATTATTTCGAAGCTTCCACCCTCTTGGACAAATGTCTTTGTGAAGTTAATGCGTGAGGAGCATCTTCCCTCTGTGGTGTTGATAGATCGATTgaggaatgaagaaaaattacGTACGCAGCAAAACTCACATCGCTCAGGAGGCGAACGTCCTTTCGTGAATCACAGGCGAAAAATGGGAGACCAAATGTCCCAAAGCCTACCGTCGAGGAAAAGGGAATGGAAAATGGATGTCAAAACTTTACTCTGCTTGAATTGTGGCAAGGAAGGACACATATCTCGAGATTGTCCGAGTAGTACGTAG